A section of the Triticum dicoccoides isolate Atlit2015 ecotype Zavitan chromosome 7A, WEW_v2.0, whole genome shotgun sequence genome encodes:
- the LOC119331728 gene encoding GDSL esterase/lipase At3g09930-like, whose product MKLMPTVFCLLLVVLALGGARVEARGTPSADQGSKNQWSSMFVFGDGFVDNGNLPKTDTWRQWSYPYGSYLNSRGSATPVPTGRLSNYWIQSDFIARILGLNEAPPSYRLTPHLSCDPSGMTFAFGGAGVYEVPDKKVPTLATQVNAFTRLLNTGVISKQQLQSSVALVSISGSDYMTGANVDNAFLSSFDDIDSYIGNVTTEIAKNVGKLQRLGVRKVLVNNMHPIGCTPLRTSANNYTTCDLLANYAATVHNNNIEHLMGNKNNAHILDLYTAFTDIVNHAPGEGSEQSNNFKRKLTPCCEASTELGYCGQVSPSGKRLYDLCKNPEKNFYWDEAYPTTAGWEAVTEALEEPLREFLDRDYVP is encoded by the exons ATGAAGCTCATGCCGACCGTCTTCTGCCTTCTCCTCGTCGTCCTTGCATTgggtg GGGCTCGTGTGGAGGCTCGAGGCACACCTTCGGCTGATCAGGGGTCAAAGAACCAATGGTCCAGCATGTTCGTCTTCGGCGATGGCTTCGTCGACAACGGCAACCTCCCAAAGACCGACACATGGCGTCAATGGAGCTATCCCTATGGCTCCTATCTCAACTCCCGTGGATCTGCGACTCCTGTTCCAACTGGACGCCTTTCCAACTATTGGATTCAATCTGACTTCATCG CAAGGATCTTGGGCCTCAATGAAGCCCCTCCATCGTACAGGCTCACGCCACATCTATCTTGCGAcccatctggcatgacctttgctttcGGCGGTGCTGGCGTCTACGAGGTGCCGGACAAGAAGGTGCCGACCCTTGCCACACAGGTTAATGCTTTCACGAGGCTACTTAATACTGGGGTCATCTCAaaacaacagcttcagagctccgtCGCTCTCGTCTCCATCTCCGGCAGTGACTACATGACTGGTGCCAACGTCGACAATGCCTTCTTGAGTAGCTTCGATGAT ATTGATAGTTATATTGGGAACGTGACGactgagattgcgaagaacgtgggGAAGCTACAGAGGCTAGGTGTGAGAAAGGTACTAGTGAACAACATGCATCCCATTGGCTGCACGCCTTTGCGGACTAGTGCGAACAACTACACGACATGCGACCTTCTGGCAAACTATGCCGCAACTGTGCACAACAACAATATAGAACACCTGATGGGGAACAAGAATAATGCCCACATACTGGACCTCTACACTGCCTTCACTGACATCGTTAATCACGCCCCGG GTGAAGGGTCGGAGCAGTCAAACAATTTCAAGCGCAAGCTGACACCTTGCTGTGAGGCTTCCACCGAGCTGGGGTACTGTGGACAGGTTAGCCCTTCAGGGAAGCGCCTCTACGACCTATGCAAGAATCCTGAAAAGAATTTCTACTGGGATGAGGCTTACCCGACGACCGCTGGGTGGGAAGCTGTTACAGAGGCACTAGAAGAACCTTTGAGGGAGTTCCTAGATCGGGACTATGTTCCATGA